A DNA window from Vigna angularis cultivar LongXiaoDou No.4 chromosome 1, ASM1680809v1, whole genome shotgun sequence contains the following coding sequences:
- the LOC108329884 gene encoding formin-like protein 20 isoform X5 encodes MALFRRFFYRKPPDRLLEISERVYVFDCCFSPDVLEEEEYRVYMGGIVAQLQDHFPDASFMVFNFREGERRSQISDIFSQYDMTVMEYPRQYEGCPVLPLEMIHHFLRSSESWLSLEGQQNVLLMHCERGGWPVLAFMLAGLLLYRKQYSGEQKTLEMVYKQAPRELLHILSPLNPQPSHLRYLQYISRRSLGAEWPPSETPLYLDCLILRVLPIFDDGKGCRPVVRVYGQDPSITATRSSKLLFSTSQSKKHVRHYLQAECMLVKIDLRCRVQGDVVLECIHLSDDFVHEELMFRVMFHTAFVRSNILMLSRDEIDILWEAKDLFPKDFKAEVLFLDADAVIPDLTTVTVSEDANEIESAETESASPDEFYEVEEIFSSVIDAQEGKTEYDSQAFHENAVNDETHKGVWRQKSDPHSFEDCPPDDKIAKQVYKMDPGINTVKDISIDDAHYKFDGSIDSDPHAVKDIAVDDGEIKSTSIAVISDMMKPPLETKEVTMHVQQEFAVIENEYDEDKEVTEKELDSKAGNQMPDLTEQKSGKVLPSTAKKQPPSNSKPVGDTVAAKQKIKQQETHGFQAKQAKPNAVTRWIPSNKGSYTNSMHVYYPPSRNNSAPAALTNLSSTKEKIEDSKTRSLSAPVVSAVVAFIDKTNDLKSRKVVTSKSSGYIATEIDEKGLPSPLSSIKETSFQSDTPAQEQSSEQLLQPPPPPPPPPPAHSRVSSLVFESSSLKDDVSAQGSPSSLGGEGSLMPPPPPPPPPPPPSFQPSTLTTFMRPPETSLPFPPPPPPPPPPFFGQNVGSLVPFPSPRKSVASSMVGETSVSLTLSTTPLPFTSTVVTLDVSQVGTAVIPSQPPPPPPPPRYEVSSVPPLTPLASPLPKNKIPSVPPPPMFPTASTNRAPPPPPPTPPFASHKGSPPPATPPPTQPLSPPPPPPPPPPPPPLANSHIYSATPPIANSHVYSTTLPIPPPPPPPPFGKASLPPSPPPFNSPLPPPPPPPPPPPPTPPSPPLPLSSVASPPPPPMYKAAPPTPPPLPPSNGAPPPPPPPPLPPSSGAPPPPPPPMYGVPPPPPPPSMYGTPPPPLGGQGPPPPPGGRGPPPPPPPPMYGTPPPPPPPSYGAPPPPPPPGGRGPPPPPPPMFGAPPPPPGGRGPPPPPPPMFGAPPPPPGGRGPPPPPPPGGRGPPPPPPPGVPGAPTPPGGGPPPPPPFGAKGANVGVDPRGRGRGYARPTGAAPRKSSLKPLHWSKVTRALQGSLWEELQRHGEPQIAPEFDFSELEKLFSLNVPKPADAGGKSGGKGKSAGSKTDRVTLVDLRRANNTEIMLTKVKMPLPDMMIGS; translated from the exons TTTTTGATTGTTGCTTCTCCCCGGATGtcttggaagaagaagaatatagAGTTTATATGGGGGGGATTGTGGCTCAGCTACAGGATCACTTTCCAGATGCTTCTTTCATGGTATTCAACTTTAGAGAAGGGGAGAGACGCAGCCAAATCTCAGACATATTTTCTCAGTATGACATGACAGTTATGGAGTACCCTCGGCAGTATGAGGGTTGTCCTGTTCTGCCGTTAGAGATGATCCATCACTTCCTTCGATCAAGTGAAAGCTGGTTGTCTCTGGAGGGGCAACAAAATGTGCTTTTGATGCATTGTGAAAGGGGAGGTTGGCCCGTGCTGGCATTTATGCTAGCAGGTCTTCTGTTATACCGGAAACAGTACAGTGGGGAGCAGAAGACTCTTGAAATGGTCTACAAGCAAGCTCCAAGGGAACTACTACACATATTGTCTCCTTTGAATCCACAGCCTTCGCATTTAAGATATCTTCAGTATATTTCCAGGAGAAGTTTGGGAGCTGAGTGGCCACCATCGGAAACACCCTTATACTTGGATTGTCTGATTCTTAGAGTCCTTCCAATATTTGACGATGGAAAAGGTTGCAGGCCCGTTGTACGTGTTTATGGTCAAGACCCTTCAATTACTGCCACTAGAAGTTCAAAGCTTCTTTTTTCAACTTCACAATCCAAAAAACATGTTCGCCACTACCTACAG GCAGAGTGTATGCTCGTGAAAATTGACTTGCGTTGTCGTGTTCAAGGGGATGTGGTTCTTGAGTGCATACATTTAAGTGATGATTTTGTTCATGAGGAATTGATGTTTAGAGTTATGTTTCATACTGCATTTGTGCGGTCAAATATTTTGATGCTGAGCCGTGATGAAATTGATATTTTGTGGGAGGCGAAGGACCTATTTCCCAAGGACTTCAAAGCAGAG GTGCTTTTTTTGGACGCTGATGCTGTTATACCTGATCTAACCACAGTCACGGTGAGTGAAGATGCAAATGAGATTGAGAGTGCTGAGACAGAAAGTGCTTCACCTGATGAGTTCTATGAAGTAGAAGAAATCTTCAGCAGTGTAATTGATGCACAAGAAGGTAAGACAGAGTATGATTCTCAGGCTTTCCATGAAAATGCTGTGAATGATGAAACTCATAAGGGGGTCTGGAGGCAGAAGTCTGATCCTCATAGTTTTGAGGATTGTCCACCAGATGACAAGATCGCCAAGCAGGTTTACAAGATGGATCCTGGTATTAATACTGTGAAAGACATCTCTATTGATGATGCTCACTATAAATTTGATGGGAGCATAGATTCAGATCCTCATGCAGTGAAGGACATTGCTGTCGATGATGGAGAAATTAAGTCAACTTCCATTGCAGTTATTTCTGATATGATGAAACCTCCTCTGGAAACAAAGGAAGTTACCATGCATGTGCAGCAGGAATTTGCAGtcattgaaaatgaatatgatGAAGATAAGGAGGTAACAGAAAAGGAGCTAGACTCCAAGGCTGGGAACCAGATGCCTGATTTGACTGAACAAAAATCTGGTAAAGTACTTCCATCTACTGCCAAGAAACAACCTCCATCCAACTCGAAGCCAGTTGGAGATACAGTTGCAGCAAAGCAAAAGATTAAACAGCAAGAAACCCATGGTTTTCAGGCAAAACAAGCTAAGCCAAATGCCGTAACTAGATGGATTCCTTCTAACAAGGGTTCTTATACAAATTCAATGCACGTCTATTATCCGCCATCAAGGAATAACAGTGCACCAGCTGCACTGACAAATTTGTCTTCcacaaaagagaaaattgaagaTTCCAAAACAAGATCTTTATCTGCTCCTGTTGTTTCTGCAGTTGTTGCttttattgacaaaacaaaTGACTTAAAAAGCCGGAAGGTGGTCACTTCAAAATCTTCTGGCTATATAGCAACAGAAATAGATGAAAAAGGTCTACCATCACCATTGTCATCAATTAAAGAGACATCTTTTCAGTCAGATACTCCAGCGCAAGAACAGAGCTCAGAACAACTGCTACAGCCTCCCCCACCACCTCCCCCTCCCCCTCCTGCTCACAGTAGAGTCTCTTCTCTAGTTTTTGAATCCTCATCATTAAAGGATGATGTATCAGCTCAAGGCTCTCCATCTTCTTTGGGTGGAGAAGGGTCCCTCatgccaccaccaccacctcctccacctcctccaccgCCATCATTTCAACCTTCAACTTTAACAACATTTATGAGACCACCTGAAACTTCTCTTCCTTTCCCTCCACCCCCACCACCACCCCCGCCCCCTTTTTTTGGGCAAAATGTAGGGAGCTTAGTACCTTTTCCATCCCCTAGGAAATCTGTGGCTTCATCAATGGTTGGAGAGACTAGTGTATCTTTAACACTTTCTACAACCCCTCTTCCATTTACAAGCACTGTCGTTACACTGGATGTTTCTCAAGTGGGTACTGCAGTGATCCCTTCACAGCCTCCTCCACCGCCACCACCTCCAAGGTATGAAGTTTCATCTGTTCCTCCTTTGACACCACTAGCATCACCTCTTCCAAAGAATAAAATTCCATCAGTTCCCCCTCCTCCCATGTTTCCTACAGCTTCAACAAATAGGGCTCCACCCCCTCCTCCCCCAACACCCCCATTTGCATCACATAAAGGTTCACCTCCACCAGCAACCCCACCTCCAACTCAACCCCTGTCTCCGCCTCCCCCTCCCCCTCCGCCTCCTCCTCCCCCTCCCCTAGCCAATTCACATATATATTCAGCTACACCACCTATAGCTAATTCACATGTATATTCAACTACACTACCTATACCTCCGccaccacctcctcctcctTTTGGTAAAGCTTCATTACCTCCCTCTCCACCTCCTTTCAATAGTCctcttccaccaccaccaccgccaccaccaccacctccaccCACACCTCCTTCCCCACCTCTTCCTCTATCAAGTGTGGCctctcctccacctcctccaatGTATAAAGCCGCACCTCCCACACCACCACCTCTTCCTCCATCAAATGGAGCCccacctccacctccaccaccacctcttCCTCCATCAAGTGGAGCCCCACCACCCCCTCCACCTCCAATGTACGGAGTAccacctccaccaccacctccatCAATGTATGGAACACCACCTCCTCCTCTAGGCGGTCAAGGACCACCTCCTCCTCCAGGCGGTCGAGGACcacctcctccacctcctcctccAATGTATGGAACACCACCTCCTCCACCCCCTCCATCGTATGGAGCAccacctccaccaccacctcctgGTGGTCGAGGaccaccacctcctcctccCCCAATGTTTGGAGCACCACCTCCACCTCCTGGTGGTAGAGGaccacctcctcctcctcccccAATGTTTGGAGCACCACCTCCACCTCCTGGTGGTAGAGGACcacctcctccacctcctcctgGTGGTCGAggtcctcctcctccacctcccccaGGTGTTCCTGGTGCTCCTACACCTCCTGGGGGTGGACCTCCGCCACCTCCGCCCTTTGGTGCAAAAGGTGCAAATGTTGGAGTTGATCCAAGAGGGAGAGGACGTGGGTATGCGCGCCCTACAGGGGCTGCACCCCGTAAATCCTCTTTAAAGCCTTTACATTGGAGCAAGGTTACAAGGGCACTACAAGGAAGTTTATGGGAAGAATTACAAAGACATGGAGAACCACAAAT TGCACCAGAGTTCGATTTTTCAGAGCTAGAGAAGCTTTTCTCCTTAAATGTTCCAAAACCTGCTGATGCTGGTGGAAAATCTGGAGGGAAGGGCAAGTCTGCTGGATCTAAAACTGACAGAGTCACCTTG GTTGATCTAAGGAGGGCTAATAATACTGAAATTATGCTCACTAAGGTTAAGATGCCACTTCCCGATATGATG ATTGGTTCTTAA